Proteins encoded by one window of Salvia splendens isolate huo1 chromosome 5, SspV2, whole genome shotgun sequence:
- the LOC121803484 gene encoding uncharacterized protein At5g19025-like: MFCFQSSIPVDHHIEMAKSVSKAKQKNPNLPHHCDQSRSALIDVVILIAVICAFGFLLYPYAKILGQKTAELSEEVAEVVIEEVLRAPLVFGCLGLSIVFAVTALVVITLCTDNRCGKAGCSGLRKAAEFDIQLETEDAVSRSNLQLSSSYKKGLFELPRDHHRELEAELKKMAPPNGRAVLVFRARCGCSLGRMEVPGPRKSRKVRK, translated from the coding sequence ATGTTCTGTTTCCAAAGCTCAATTCCAGTTGACCACCACATAGAAATGGCCAAATCCGTTTCCAAGGCGAAGCAAAAGAATCCGAATCTCCCTCATCACTGCGATCAATCCCGCTCCGCCTTGATCGATGTTGTGATCCTGATCGCCGTGATTTGCGCCTTCGGATTCCTGCTGTATCCATACGCGAAGATCCTAGGGCAGAAAACCGCCGAGCTCTCCGAGGAAGTCGCCGAGGTGGTGATTGAGGAAGTCCTCCGCGCGCCGCTGGTGTTCGGATGCTTAGGTCTCAGCATAGTCTTCGCGGTGACGGCGCTGGTGGTGATCACCTTGTGCACGGACAACCGATGCGGCAAAGCCGGCTGCAGTGGGCTGCGGAAGGCTGCTGAATTCGACATTCAGTTGGAAACTGAGGATGCTGTGAGCAGGTCTAATCTTCAGCTATCATCATCATACAAGAAGGGGCTGTTTGAATTGCCTCGCGATCATCACCGGGAGCTTGAGGCGGAGCTGAAGAAGATGGCGCCGCCTAATGGCAGGGCGGTGCTGGTGTTCCGAGCGAGGTGTGGATGCTCCCTCGGTCGAATGGAGGTGCCGGGGCCTAGGAAATCTCGGAAGGTTAGAAAGTAG